The segment GGCTCGCCACCGCCTCCACCCTGCCGATCGTGCTGGACTCCACCGAGCCGCCGGTGCTGAAGGCGGGCCTGGAGATGCTGGGCGGCCGGGCGGTGCTGAACTCGGTCAACTACGAGGACGGCGACGGCCCGGACACCCGGTTCGGGAAGATCGCCTCCCTGGCCCGCGAGCACGGCGCCGGCCTGATCGCGCTGACCATCGACGAGCAGGGCCAGGCCCGCACCGCCGAGCACAAGGTCGCCATCGCCGAGCGGCTGATCGAGCAGCTCGGCCGCGAGTACGGCATCGAGGAGAGCTCGATCCTGGTCGACTGCCTGGCCTTCACGCTGGCCACCGGGCAGGAGGAGTCCCGCCGCGACGGCATCGAGACGATCGAGGCGATCCGCGAGCTCAAGCGCCGCCACCCGAACGTGCAGACCACGCTGGGCCTGTCGAACATCTCCTTCGGCCTCAACCCGGCCGCCCGCCAGGTCGTCAACTCGGTGTTCCTGCACGAGTGCGTCGAGGCGGGCCTGGACTCGGCGATCGTGCACGCCGCCAAGATCCTCCCGATGAACCGGATCCCCGAGGACCGCCGCCAGACCGCCCTCGACCTGGTCTACGACCGCCGCTCCGAGGGCTACGACCCGCTCCAGAAGCTCCTCCAGCTCTTCGAGGGCGTCTCCGCCGCCTCCTCCGCCGCCTCCCGCGCCGAGGAGCTCGCCGCCCTCCCGCTGGAGGAGCGCCTCCAGCGCCGCATCATCGACGGCGAGCGCAACGGCCTGGAGGCCGACCTGGACGCGGCCCTGCTGGAGCGCCCGGCGCTGGAGATCATCAACGGCACGCTGCTGTCCGGCATGAAGACGGTCGGCGAACTGTTCGGCTCCGGCGAGATGCAGCTGCCGTTCGTGCTGCAGTCCGCCGAGGTGATGAAGGCCGCGGTGGCCCACCTCGAGCCGCACATGGAGAAGTCCGACAGCGCGGGCAAGGGCACCATCGTGCTGGCCACCGTCAAGGGCGACGTCCACGACATCGGCAAGAACCTGGTCGACATCATCCTGTCCAACAACGGCTACAACGTCGTCAACATCGGCATCAAGCAGCCGGTCTCGGCGATCCTGGAGGCCGCCCAGGAGCACCAGGCCGACGTCATCGGCATGTCCGGCCTGCTGGTCAAGTCCACCGTGATCATGAAGGAGAACCTGGAGGAGCTCAACCAGCGCGGCCTGGCCGCCGACTTCCCGGTGATCCTCGGCGGCGCCGCCCTGACCCGCGCCTACGTCGAGCAGGACCTGCACGAGATCTACCAGGGCGAGGTCCGCTACGCCCGGGACGCCTTCGAGGGCCTGCGCCTGATGGACGCCCTGATCGGCGTCAAGCGCGGCGTCCCCGGCGCCGCCCTGCCCGAGCTGCGCAAGCGCCGGCACGCCCGGGTCGAGGTCGAGGAGCCGGAGGAGGTCAACCTCGGCCAGATCCGCTCCGACGTGGCCGTCGACAACCGCGTCCCGACCCCGCCGTTCTGGGGCGACCGGATCATCAAGGGCGTCCCGTTCCAGGACTACGCGTCCTGGCTGGACGAGGACGCCCTGTTCAAGGGCCAGTGGGGCCTCAAGGGCGGCCGCTCCGGCGGCCCCTCGTACGAGGAGCTGGTGGAGACCGAGGGCCGGCCCCGGCTGCGCGGCTGGCTGGACCGGCTGCAGACCGAGGGCTGGCTGGAGCCCGCCGTGGTCTACGGCTACTACCCGGCCAACTCCAAGGGCGACGACCTGATCCTCTACCGCGAGGACGGCTCCGAGCTGACCCGGTTCACCTTCCCCCGCCAGCGCCGCGGCCGCCGCCTCTGCCTGGCCGACTTCTTCCGCCCGGAGGAGTCCGGCGAGCGCGACGTGGTCGGCCTCCAGGTGGTCACCATGGGCAACCGGATCTCCGAGGCCGCCAACGAGCTGTTCGCCACCGACTCCTACCGCGACTACCTCGAACTGCACGGCCTGTCCGTCCAGTTGGCCGAGGCGCTGGCCGAGTTCTGGCACGCCCGGGTCCGCTACGAGCTCGGCTTCGGCGACGAGGACCCGCAGGACGTCCGCGACATGTTCGCCCTCAAGTACCGCGGCGCCCGCTTCTCGCTCGGCTACGGCGCCTGCCCCAACCTGGAGGACCGGGCCAAGATCGCCGAGCTGCTGAAGCCCGAACGGGTCGGCGTCGTCCTCTCCGAGGAGTACCAGCTGCACCCGGAGCAGTCCACCGACGCCATCGTGCTGCACCACCCCGAGGCCAAGTACTTCAACGCCCGGTAGGTCTTCAACCGGAGACCATCCGTTCGCCGCGCGCCCGCCCGGTGCAATCCCACCGGGCGGGCGTACTCTTGATGATCCTGAAACGGGCCGGTCCGCAGACCAGCGGGCCGGCCCGTGCCATCCCCGGGCGCCCCCCGCGCGCCCGCACGCCCACCCGGAAGGACGGCGCGCATGACGACGGTCTCGACCCCGGTCCACATCGACGGCGACGGCGAGGACGGCGGCCTGCACGCCGTCCTGCTCGACATGGACGGCACCCTGGTCGACACCGAGGACTTCTGGTGGCAGGCCGAGGTCGAGCTGTTCGCCGAACTCGGCCACCGGCTCACCGCCGAGGACCGCACCCACGTGGTCGGCGGCCCGATGACCCGGGTCATCGACTACCTGATCGGCCGCACCGGCGTCACCCTCACCCCCGCCGAACTGACCGTGCTGATCAACCAGCGCTTCGTCGAGCGGCTGGCCGGCGGCGTCCCGCTGATGCCCGGCGCCGAACGGCTGCTCAACACGCTGGCCGCGCACGGCGTCCCGGCCGCCCTGGTGTCCGCCTCGCACCGGCACATCATCGACATCGTGCTGCGCAGCCTGGGCGCCCGGCACTTCGCCTTCACGGTGGCCGGCGACGAGGTGC is part of the Kitasatospora setae KM-6054 genome and harbors:
- the metH gene encoding methionine synthase; translation: MATVVPPSAQQVRADALREALATRVVVADGAMGTMLQAQDPSMEDFQQLEGCNEVLNVTRPDIVRSVHEAYFGVGVDCVETNTFGANHWALGEYEISERIFELSEAGARIAREVADEFTAGDGRTRWVLGSMGPGTKLPTLGHTTFEVVREGFRQNAAGLIAGGVDALLIETSQDLLQTKASVLGCKAALAEAGVELPILAQITVETTGTMLLGSETGAALTALEPLGIDFIGLNCATGPEQYSEHLRYLAKNARIGLSAMPNAGLPILTKDGSHYPLSPVELADAQESFVRDYGLALVGGCCGTTPEHLRHLVERVQGRPLTPRDPRPEASAASLYQSVPFRQDTSYLAIGERTNANGSKKFRESMIAGDWQACVEIAREQIREGAHLLDLCVDYVGRDGVADMREIAGRLATASTLPIVLDSTEPPVLKAGLEMLGGRAVLNSVNYEDGDGPDTRFGKIASLAREHGAGLIALTIDEQGQARTAEHKVAIAERLIEQLGREYGIEESSILVDCLAFTLATGQEESRRDGIETIEAIRELKRRHPNVQTTLGLSNISFGLNPAARQVVNSVFLHECVEAGLDSAIVHAAKILPMNRIPEDRRQTALDLVYDRRSEGYDPLQKLLQLFEGVSAASSAASRAEELAALPLEERLQRRIIDGERNGLEADLDAALLERPALEIINGTLLSGMKTVGELFGSGEMQLPFVLQSAEVMKAAVAHLEPHMEKSDSAGKGTIVLATVKGDVHDIGKNLVDIILSNNGYNVVNIGIKQPVSAILEAAQEHQADVIGMSGLLVKSTVIMKENLEELNQRGLAADFPVILGGAALTRAYVEQDLHEIYQGEVRYARDAFEGLRLMDALIGVKRGVPGAALPELRKRRHARVEVEEPEEVNLGQIRSDVAVDNRVPTPPFWGDRIIKGVPFQDYASWLDEDALFKGQWGLKGGRSGGPSYEELVETEGRPRLRGWLDRLQTEGWLEPAVVYGYYPANSKGDDLILYREDGSELTRFTFPRQRRGRRLCLADFFRPEESGERDVVGLQVVTMGNRISEAANELFATDSYRDYLELHGLSVQLAEALAEFWHARVRYELGFGDEDPQDVRDMFALKYRGARFSLGYGACPNLEDRAKIAELLKPERVGVVLSEEYQLHPEQSTDAIVLHHPEAKYFNAR
- a CDS encoding HAD family hydrolase, which gives rise to MTTVSTPVHIDGDGEDGGLHAVLLDMDGTLVDTEDFWWQAEVELFAELGHRLTAEDRTHVVGGPMTRVIDYLIGRTGVTLTPAELTVLINQRFVERLAGGVPLMPGAERLLNTLAAHGVPAALVSASHRHIIDIVLRSLGARHFAFTVAGDEVPRTKPHPDPYLAAAARLGAAPARCVVVEDTPTGVAAAEAAGCPVVAVPSIAAIEPAPGRLVLPSLEHVDLALLRSLAAARV